A segment of the Zingiber officinale cultivar Zhangliang chromosome 8B, Zo_v1.1, whole genome shotgun sequence genome:
ATATTATGGACGAACCCTTGTTTCAGCTAAACTGATGTTGGTAACATGTTACATGAAAATCAGGTGCTTAGTCAGGATGAGACACCTTTGCTTTATAGCTTGGTGTTTGGTGAAGGAGTTGTAAATGATGCTACGTCAGTGGTGCTTTTTAATGCAATTCAGAAATTTGATCTAGTTAATATTGACTTGACTGTAGTGTTACAGTTTGTAGCAAATTTCTTTTATCTGTTTTTAACCAGCACCTTGCTTGGAGCAGTTGTAAGTTCTGACCTAATATACTATGGATGTATGCTCCTACTTATTAGGTTGTTTCATTGAGATTTTACTCCCTTTGCAGGCAGGATTACTCAGTGCTTACATTATTAAACAGTTGTATTTCGGAAGGTATAGAAAAAACATCAACCATTTTCCATTTAGTCTCTGCATTTTTGTCATGTATATTATACTATATTTAATGTTGCAGCACCATAAGTGATTAAAGGATAAATAGATCACACAGAACTAAAAATTTAAAGTGAAGTAAATACCAATGGTTTTTTTTCTgcaattgatgaatgataacacATGAAGCATCTTAACTTATTTCCATTTATGTATCATTTCTTACTGTTGCTTTTGTTTGTTATCCAGGCATTCAACTGATCGTGAAGTTGCTCTTATGATACTTATGGCTTATCTTTCTTATATGCTGGCTGAAGTGAGTTTTTTTCCCCATATCACCAAACATATGTCAGACCACTACTATGCCAAATTGGGATAAGATTTAGCTCATCAATAGTAAACTAATTTGTCCTTGCAGTTGCTGGATTTAAGTGGTATTCTTTCTGTATTCTTTTGCGGAATAATAATGTCACACTATACCTGGCATAATGTTACGGAGAGCTCTAGGGTCACTACAAAGTATATGATTTTCTATCAGCATGAATTGTGTAACTTGAATCTGAATCAGGCTTTTATTAGTCAGTTTGAGCTCTTTCTTGCTTGTCTTTTCAGGCACGCCTTTGTAACATTGTCATTTATTGCCgaaattttcctttttctttatgttGGAACTGATGCACTAGACATTGAGAAGTGGAAATTTGTCAGTGACAGGTTTGTTATGTTTCTATCATCATATGTGTTTTATCTGTGATTTAACTGATTACATAAATGAGAAGTCTGCATGAATACTACTAGCCTCTTATGCTGACTACTATATTGTTATCTATGGTCTTGATTTGAAATTATCatacagtaatatataatgcatttTAAACAGAACTTGTTATCAATTTCTCATGTTGTGGATCCACTGAAATCACTAGGCTTTCAATATTAACACACTATAAATTTAAACCTGGAAATTCTCTTAGAAAAGACCTTTTAGTGCAAATTAGGAATTTAATTTGTAAGACTTTCATATTTTGTAAAAGTTTATTTTGGTAGATCCTCTTGTATAGGAGGATAACATGGTGGAGATAATTTTCAATTGGTGCTTGTTGGATTGTTGCAACACTACTGAGGTGGATATTGTTAGTATtttaagatagttttgatgtgattaattaactcagattatgtcctgttggtatttaacccctgtgtctaagtgtgcaggaacttaggagcacaggaagttgagcgaaagacgcagctagcaagaaggacaacacgggagagagccgacgggctaggcgcgtccgagggatgaggtgctgcggaagagtatgttggcggacgagaaggaggcacgctgCGCTTCCaaaggacgagaagctggagaggaagtttgctcaagaaggccggaagttgggttcgggtgagccctatttcggatgaccgagatcacccaagcgagcggagccagagtaGAAGACTCGGACCAatgcgagcggagccggagcggaagatctagacccaagcgagcagaaccggagcaagAACCTGACTAAAACAAGTTAACATGATGTTAACttggtccggacgcccggatcATAATTTCTATCCGGATCACGTCAAACGTGATCCATTGCgatggggataaaactttatccctcttTAAGCGCCTATaactcttccaggcgccccgaccaggactataaatacaaccctggtctGAATGGTTCAGAACAAGGCTTGAAATCACTTGTATACAAATTTATTTAAATGTTCTACTACTTTGTTTGCTTTCAacgcttgtaagaggcttctccgcctacgacgaaaggagaatttgagtagtgcttcagagtcttagattaacaacttttctggttgtaatcaagtaaaaaatcggtagcctttttctttttatacaagtgtggtattatttcaaaagatcgagaaagggttttttttgttattattgtgCAGACAATTCACCCTCTTTTGTCAGCCGTATcgattctaacaagtggtatcagagctaggtccgcttcaaaaggactaactgcCATCTGAAGCAAAAGAAATGACCGAATCCAGCATCCACCCGCtgaaatttgagggagacttcgcaacttggaagaagcgcatgaaggtattcttcaaaactgacTTCGAAATTCTCTTAAGTATAAAATACAGTTTTGTAGCACCTACGGATCAGCACGGAGCCGAGAAAGACGAATACacatggacaaagaaggagcaagccaacttTGTGACTAAtggaaaagcagagttccatctactcaacGTTCTTCCACCCCAGGAGGTCAGTCGAATCGGAAACTATGACTCCGACAAAGATCTCTggaaaaaattcctagagcttcacgaagatACCTTGGAATCCAAACTGGCTAAGCGGGACATCCTTCGAAGCCAACTGACAAACCTCCagatgaacaagggagagaaggtagcccaactccATGTAAGAATCAAAGATCTGATCACCCAGCTCAAcaacctcggagaaaaggtaacaaatcgtgactccttaaggtacgcacttaactcCTTTCCGAGAACTTAAGAATGGTCaatcttagtagatgcttactacatctctaaggaccttgaggtgtGCATTCTTGAAAGCTTATTTTCAACTTTTTAACTTCACGAGTCTTGCTGTATAGATTCTCAGGAAATAGAGAAATCAAATAATATTACtctaaaagccaagaaggatgaatcATACGTTGACAGCTCCTTCGATGACAATGAAACAATatacatggtaaggaaatttaagaaattttttaaatctaataagttCAATCAAGTGCAGGCAAAGAAAAGAATAGCAAGGAAGGTAAGATGCTATAACTGCAATGAAAAGAGGCACattaaggatgactgcccaaaactgaagaagaaaaacaagaaggGGCCAACCACAACAAAGCATAAAATCCTGAAAGTGATGTGGGACGAGTCGTCATCAGAGTCAGATCTAGATGAGTACGCTGGACTTGCACTGATGGTAAGCCACCAGGAGGAGAGCATAGATTAAAGGGGAGGCTCCTCAGAAGAAAGTAGCAGCGAGGAGGAAGAAACAAACTTCAGAACATatctggtaagtgaggtatgtttacTACCCCTAACCAGTTATATTCAGGTATTAAATCCATGACTAGATCCCTATGTAAACTAAAAACGAAAAATATTAATGTGAAAAAGGAAGTTTTGGAATTAAGAACAATCCTAGCTAAAACATGCcccctagaaatgtatgataaattacAAGATGATAATGAAAAATTGAAGgaccaaattaaaaaatcaaaaaacttTGCATATGATAACCAAAATATCTCGAAAAACTATAGAAATCTAAATTGGCATCTTAAATATCATAAGAGCCAAATTAGAAGAATATCACAGAAGTATATTCTTAGAAAGTTTTTGATAAATCCAGtgggaaggaatctattttgggttccaaaatcatacttaaattaaaattatctttggATGCATGATCTGTTTTAAGTTAAACCTAgggctttcagaaagaaaattaaatatttaaattctttaagagactttgtctagaagtggttgatgctccaataaccaagaaggcctagtgcctcgccagattctggaagtcaattattgaattgaatatttaattcacTTACTATGAAGCATTTAACTAATGTTTTAAATTGCTTATCAAAATTtctattagaaaattttctatgaattagttaTCAAAATGCAAGTTTTTTTGTGtgaattttttttcctaaaatttaaatttttacccttgttaaatctttttaaacatttaaagtttttttaaaacttgtTAATAAAACTAGAGTTTTTGAAGCTTAACCTTTCATTTTTTTAGACTCTATATTTATCTTTTCTAAAGTCATTTTAACATTaccctatttttaatatgatcaaaaggAGGAGTAATggaaattaagtctagggggagggtagtatttttaaattttttttacttgcaaattatttttaaattttttttacttgcaattttttttcttttcaaaaaaattataattgttatttttgagctttaccctaacttaacttgatttgctcacataaaaaatagggagattgttagtaccccaagatagttttgatgtgatcaatcaaatcaggttaggtcttgttggtatttaacccctgtgtctaagtgtgtatgaACTTAtaagcacaggaagttgagcgaaagacgcagctagtaagaaatacaacacgggagagagccgaggggctcggtgcgtctgagggacaaggtgttgcgggagagtacgttggcggatgagaaggaggcgcgcgacgctttcgagggacgagaagccgaagcggaagtttGTTTGAGTAGgtcggaagttaggttcgggtgagctctattccggatggccgagattattaggaccttcggatggctagagaggggggtgtgaatagcctcctctaaaactcaatcaatttcctcacaaagatttgttagcacagcggaaataagcaaaaggaaaactgatgcaaggaaaagaaacaacccaccactaacacacaaagatgtacgaggttcggggataacttgcccctactcctcggcatgtccgtaaggtggacgatcccttgatctttcggtagatcacaccccggacaaattccggctaagtatttctccttctcggtggagtaacctctccacaaagtcacagaaaagatttgaaGTGAAGCACAaaacttacagagttcagtggccaaaaggaatgaacaataaaacTTACGGCCACGAAGCAAAACGCAAAGAAAGTCAGaagggattcctcagccaagagctcaacaacacaacactcgtgcttgatcgacagagagtttttcaaaaacctttcttgttacaaaacctctcttcttcctccttcttattcctctgctttctcactgtcttcagccagagccgaatcactgtcacctgtatcgaatcactgcgaccaactcaggcgtcgccaatcacttttcctcctcatctagttctctgaactcacaccaataccatccatggtcttcactggtgtctctgagctcgaaccaataagcaagagtcaagctgttgccaactgatcgcaaccagtgaacgttgacgctccaattgcacaatttgcagcgaaacacagccgaaagagcacttggtcttattcttatGATGgagctcaatttgaattcaagcattgtcacgacacctgcaacctatAACTCAAAAAGTTTatagcagatggttagatcagatgaatcagaaatcgcagaaaaacagcagaagacaaacgacatcgttgtggatcggtcaacagaccgatccatagctctctggaccgatcaggacacatcctgatcgatctgggacgatgctgatcggtctgtggaccgatcagcctataggtggatcggtccacagaccgatccccctattgttctgattcccatcgccttcttactgatcggtcacgagaccgatcagataactcacagaaagtttctgtgtggttactgatcggtcacgagaccgatcagataactcacagaaagtttctgtgtggttactgatcggtcacgagaccgatcagataaccaaggtatcactggatcggtcgacagaccgatccagacagccaaagtatcactggatcggtcaacagaccgatccaatgcctctgttggttttagagcttcccaaccctaaaccctaacatcttcctagtccagagaacaagctaccgagccctctctgacctagtccggagaacgagctaccgagccctctccgactttgtccggtcacaagaacgagctaccgagccctctctgacctagtccagagaacgagctaccgagccctctctgacctagtccggagaacgagctaccgagccctctccgacttcgtccggtcacgagaacgagctaccgagccctctctgacctagtccggagaacgagctaccgagccctctccgacttcgcgtgccaagtatacgtacttggacttttcttttccacatgatcaaccttgatcattaatcagtctgagtttaattaatatctgatacaaacttaaatcagtgtcaacatcaaaacaacagccaggtcagactgtattaacaatctccccctttttgttgtttgacaacacgatttaagtttagataagaaatgttcatatttccctaattttaggggaatcaagatcctccccctaagatagatacaacaccatgtaaggataggggaatcaagatcctccccctaaagccaaactttcatttatctctaaacttagttatcttctccccctttgtcaaacaccgaaaaggtgcgaattaggtaagaaaacatTAAAGGACtctcccttaacccatactgtctttttcttaatccacctagaatgccctctaagtgtattataagagagtaataagaaaataagagacatacaagacatgacatatgaacaacatattaatagccaataggaagtgaaacataaagaaaaatcagaaaatgtgcagcataaatatataaaatcatcAAGTATCCAGGTCAaacataagtatccaacaaacaacatccaaaacatagataatcaaaatgTCAGCATAGAgcaatgtgtatcaatcagcctcctcatcatgaggagcattagcatcatcagctggaggagtgggtccctgaggtggcatgccgctgctcgaggatggatagcccgggaaatcctgcggaggtgggtatctggccatccatctcataatcgcctgatgtgtcgccaactgctgactgcaTAGATCATCGTAGcactggtcaatccgaacgcgcagcccgtggagctcagcaaccagcagctcatcgtgccgttcaatgcgactctccagctcgacgatctgccagcgcagatcaggatctgcctctccatcgtcagcagcagcagcaggaggagcagcaacaggagcagccctAACCTGTcatggaggtgcccgtggtagctcacctagtgctctcccatccttccactgaacctccccattctgtcctatgatgccagacttggaaaatgcccgtttcccaagtctgcaatcctgcctgaccatcttgactattctacccttggagacatcaatctgaagggtctcgagcca
Coding sequences within it:
- the LOC122014001 gene encoding sodium/hydrogen exchanger 3-like — protein: MSAGLLPCHAEESPTFSVDEPRLHNACLVVRYLQEDCGQGGAMAVDLSSVVVKLGIPQLGASDYASVVSINIFVALICACIVIGHLLEENRWMNESITSLIIGLCTGAVIRLLSQSKNSHVMVFSEDLFFIYVLPPIIFNAGFQVKKKQFFRNFITIMLFGAVGTLISFFIISLGVIEFFRKMNIGALDIGDYLAIGAIFSATDSVCTLQVLSQDETPLLYSLVFGEGVVNDATSVVLFNAIQKFDLVNIDLTVVLQFVANFFYLFLTSTLLGAVAGLLSAYIIKQLYFGRHSTDREVALMILMAYLSYMLAELLDLSGILSVFFCGIIMSHYTWHNVTESSRVTTKHAFVTLSFIAEIFLFLYVGTDALDIEKWKFVSDRNLGAQEVERKTQLARRTTHGAEKDEYTWTKKEQANFVTNGKAEFHLLNVLPPQEVSRIGNYDSDKDLWKKFLELHEDTLESKLAKRDILRSQLTNLQMNKGEKVAQLHVRIKDLITQLNNLGEKEIEKSNNITLKAKKDESYVDSSFDDNETIYMAKKRIARKVRCYNCNEKRHIKDDCPKLKKKNKKGPTTTKHKILKVMWDESSSESDLDEYAGLALMVSHQEESID